Proteins found in one Physeter macrocephalus isolate SW-GA chromosome 17, ASM283717v5, whole genome shotgun sequence genomic segment:
- the LOC129391344 gene encoding zinc finger protein 568-like, producing the protein MSKLRARAWKIKDDGEGGALQAACPHSGVGAVWPPAWGKSVRYSLVLVCAPDIRCSATSASRGCESRRGGEKSCWASKVMAEDLKFRDVAIYFTQKEWECLHSAQKDLYRGVMLENYNTLISLGFSDSKPDVIFLLEQGKEPWMVNSKETKEWCPDWESRRETKILKEDSYEVQSLQPEITKRLTSSTLEYTRVRSNREIRCHLERLQEGRFRQATITSEERSTSIQRTDHRTPQTTHTGAKSCESKECKTFRYQSHHSQHETSHNKEKDSKCGECGKAFNSRLDLIKHQRIHESKKSDENKKCAFIRDTQITKSQSINTAEKPHKCKECGKAFHSNSQLSKHQRIHIGEKPYKCTECGKAFPSTSQLNLHQRIHTDAKYYECKECGKAFTRPSHLLRHQRIHTGEKPYKCKECGKAFRYDTQLSLHQIIHTGERRYECKECGKVYSCASQLNLHQRIHTGEKPHKCKECGKAFISDSHLVRHQSVHTGEKPYKCKQCGKSFRRGSELTRHQRAHTGEKPYKCQECEMAFTCSTELIRHQKVHTGERPHKCKECGKAFIRRSELTHHKRSHSGEKPYECKECGKAFGRGSELSRHQKIHTGEKPYECKECGKAFIRGSHLSQHQRIHTGQRSE; encoded by the exons ATGTCCAAGCTGCGTGCCCGCGCTTGGAAAATAAAGGACGACGGGGAGGGTGGTGCTCTCCAGGCCGCTTGTCCACACTCGGGGGTGGGAG CTGTGTGGCCTCCTGCCTGGGGAAAGTCCGTGAGATACTCCCTGGTGTTGGTGTGTGCGCCAGACATCCGGTGCTCGGCAACCAGTGCCTCGCGGGGCTGTG aatccagaagaggaggagaaaagagctgCTGGGCATCAAAAGTCATGGCGGAG GACTTGAAGTTCAGAGATGTGGCCATTTACTTCACTCAAAAGGAGTGGGAGTGCTTGCACTCTGCTCAAAAGGATTTGTACCGAGGTGTGATGTTGGAGAATTATAATACCCTGATCTCACTGG GATTTTCTGATTCTAAGCCAGATGTGATCTTCTTATTGGAGCAGGGGAAGGAACCTTGGATGGTTAACagcaaggagacaaaagaatggTGCCCAG ACTGGGAGTCTAGAAGAGAAACCAAGATACTAAAGGAGGACAGTTATGAAGTTCAATCACTGCAACCAGAGATAACAAAAAGACTTACAAGCTCTACCCTTGAGTACACTAGGGTCAGAAGTAACAGAGAAATCAGGTGCCACTTGGAGAGGCTACAGGAAGGACGTTTCAGACAAGCCACAATAACCTCTGAAGAAAGATCCACTTCCATTCAGCGCACAGATCATAGAACACCTCAGACAACTCATACTGGAGCAAAATCCTGTGAATCCAAGGAATGTAAGACCTTCAGGTACCAGTCACACCATAGTCAACACGAAACAAGTCATAATAAGGAAAAAGACTCTAAATGTggagaatgtgggaaagcctttaatAGTAGGTTAGACTTGATTAAGCATCAGAGAATTCATGAAAGCaaaaaaagtgatgaaaataagaaatgtgcCTTTATTCGTGACACTCAGATTACTAAATCTCAGAGCATTAATACTGCTGAGAAACCTcataaatgtaaggaatgtgggaaagcctttcaTTCTAACTCGCAACTTAGTAAACATCAAAGGATTCATATAGGTGAGAAACCCTATAAGTGTACAGAGTGTGGAAAGGCATTTCCATCTACCTCACAACTTAAtttacatcagagaattcatactgatGCAAAATACTATGAATGTAAggagtgtgggaaagcctttaccCGTCCATCACACCTTCTTCGACATCAGAGAAtccatactggtgagaaaccctataagtgtaaggaatgtgggaaagcttttCGTTATGACACACAACTTAGTCTTCATCAGATAATTCATACTGGTGAAAGAcgctatgaatgtaaggaatgtgggaaggtCTATAGTTGTGCCTCACAACTGAATCTACATCaaagaattcatactggtgagaaacctcataaatgtaaggaatgtgggaaagcttttaTCTCTGATTCACATCTTGTCCGACATCAGAGtgttcatactggtgagaaaccatATAAATGTAAGCAATGTGGGAAGTCTTTTCGTCGTGGCTCAGAACTTACCAGACATCAGAGAGCTCACACGGGTGAGAAACCTTATAAATGTCAGGAATGTGAAATGGCCTTTACTTGTAGCACAGAACTTATCCGACATCAAAAAGTTCACACTGGTGAGAGACCCcataaatgtaaggaatgtgggaaggctTTTATTCGAAGGTCAGAACTTACTCATCACAAGAGGAGTCATAGTGGTGAAAAACCCTATgagtgtaaggaatgtgggaaggcctttggTCGTGGCTCAGAACTTAGTCGACACCAGAagattcatactggtgagaaaccctatgaatgtaaggaatgtgggaaagcctttattcGTGGCTCACACCTTAGTCAACATCAAAGAATTCACACAGGACAGAGGAGTGAATGA